Part of the Bacillus andreraoultii genome is shown below.
TTATGCCACGCTCCCCAGAACTTTATTTCTCTGTTCTTGGTGCGATTAAGTTAGGAGCAATTGTTGGTCCATTATTCGAAGCCTTTATGGAAGGTGCTGTAAGGGACCGGCTGCAAGATAGTGGAGCAAAATATTTAGTTACGACGCCTGAGTTATTACCACGTGTTCCAGTTCATGAGTTACCGGATTTAGAAACAATATTTATTGTTGGTAAAGATATAGAAGAAGAAGGAAAGTACGTTGATTTTAATAAAAAACTATCTGAAACTAGCAAAAATCTAGCAATTGAATGGGTTGATCGTGAGGATGGTTATATTCTACATTATACGTCTGGTTCTACTGGTAAACCAAAAGGAGTCCTTCATGTTCATAATGCGATGATCCAACAATATATGACGGCAAATTGGATACTTGATTTAAAAGAAGATGATATTTATTGGTGTACGGCTGACCCAGGTTGGGTAACAGGAACTTCATATGGAATTTTTGGCCCATGGTTGTATGGAGCAACAAATGTGATTGTCGGCGGTCGTTTCAGTCCAGAAGCTTGGTATAAAACGATTGAGGATTTTGGCGTAACCGTTTGGTATAGTGCACCTACTTCATTCCGGATGCTAATGGGTGCAGGAGATGAGGTGCTTAATCAATATGACTTAACATCACTACGCCATATTTTAAGCGTTGGTGAGCCATTGAATCCAGAAGTTATTCGTTGGGGGGCAAAAGCATTTGGCCAACGAATCCATGACAACTGGTGGATGACAGAAACTGGTGCACAAGTAATTAGTAACTACCCAAGTATGGATATTCGCCCGGGCTCAATGGGTAAACCAATTCCTGGTATTGTTGCTGCGATTGTTGATGATCGAGGAAATGAATTGCCACCGAATCAAATGGGGAACTTAGCAATTAAGAAAGGTTGGCCATCAATGATGCGTCAAATTTGGAATAACAAAGAAAAATACGAGTCTTACTTTTTCCCAAATGGCTGGTATGTTTCTGGTGATTCTGCTTATAAAGATGAAGATGGGTATTTCTGGTTCCAAGGTCGTGTTGATGATGTTATTAATACGTCTGGAGAACGAGTGGGACCGTTTGAGGTTGAAAGTAAGTTAGTTGAACATCCGGCTGTTCGTGAGGCTGGGGTTATTGGTATACCCGATCCAGTGCGTGGAGAAATTGTAAAAGCTTTTATTTCGTTACGCGAAGGTTATACAGAATCTAACGAGTTAAAAGAAGAGATTCGTCAATTTGTAAAAACTGGACTCGCTGCCCATGCGGCACCTAGACAAATTGAGTTTGTTGATAAATTACCTAAAACTCGAAGTGGAAAAATTATGAGAAGAGTACTAAAAGCTTGGGAATTAAACTTACCAACAGGTGATTTGTCTACAATGGAAGATTAATAAAACCCAATAACTCATATAATAGCATAATGCTTGAGAATAAAGGGGCTATCTAGAAAGTCATATTTCGACTTCTAGATGCCCCTTTCCATTTGTTTCGTATTTCGGATGCTATTCTTTTTGAACAGTCTCTTACTTTCCTTGTGCGATTAAGCGTACAAGGAAGGCTCTAGTAGCATTGCATCGTAGCCGAAAATAGGCTTTTTCGCCGAACTCCAGTCTCTTGGATGCCTAGAGGCTCTAGCGTCCTTGGATTTTTTTTACTCTCCACTTCCGTTTTCATTCATATCCGGTATCTCAACATTAACTTCTGGAACATTAATATCCGGTGCAGGCTCAGGGTTATCTTCAGGTTTTTTCTCTTGTTGTTTACCTGGTTGTTCCTTTTTATCTGTTTCTTTTTGTTCTGGTTTTGGTTCTTCCTTTGCACCAACGGTTACAATATTTGACAAAGGCGATTCTTGACCAGCAATATCAACGGCAACTACCGCATACTGACCATTACCTGGTAAGGAATAGGTTAAAGAAGAGCCCGCTTTAATACTTCCAATCTTTCCACCTTTTCCACCGTTTCCGACCCGATAGATTCGATAACCAACAATATCACTTTCTGAGTGTTTGTTCCAACTAATTTTGTTACCGAACAACGTCGCCTTTAATGGAGCTGGAACTTTTCCGTTCTCAGACATTTTCGCCGTTGAGATAAATACATTTTTCCAATTTGCTGTAGATGGTATGAGCTGATTAACATCCGTGAGTCTAGGTGCAATTTGTTTAACAAAATCTGGGTTGAGCATAACACCGTACGATGTAAATTCACTTGGTGTAGAGGCAAGTGCAACATATTTTTTATCTCCGATCGTGACGTAGGTTCCATCAATTAAACTATTATCAACCTTTGTCGGTACATGCTCAGCAATAAAGTAATCAGATAATGTCATTCCAGCCCTTGCACAAGCATTTGAAGGGAGAAGACCAGATATACCACAGTAAGATCTTTTTACAATTCCACCCGGCATATGAAATCGATCACTAGCCCCAATTAAATCAGGGTTTTCATCATAAGCAGCATTCATTAACTTTGCCCATAACGAAAGGTGATTTTTTCGTGCAGAACTAGGAATTGTATTTGGTACATCAAAACCAATCCACACTCCCAACGTAACATTTGGATTTAGACCGACAAACCAAAGATCATGTGTATCACTAGATGTCCCTGTTTTACCGGCAAGGTCAGTCGAAAATTTTAACTGTCCAGGTAAGGCAGCTGCTGTACCTCGCCTTACAACATCACGCATCATGTCAACGGTTAGATAAGCCGCTTGAGGAGAGAAAACTTTTGTCGCCTTTCTCTCTGGTTCATAAACAATGTTTCCATCTTTGTCGACAATCTTGTCAATTAATGAACTATCAACAAATGATCCATTATTACCAAATGCAGCGTATGCGTTCGTGTTTTCCTCGACAGTAACCCCATTTGTAAGGCCACCTAATGCAAGAGCAGGACTTTCATGATCTGCTTTCGTTAATCGTCCAATTCCTAACTTTTCTAAGTACTGCACCGGATCGTTTGGCATAATTTTTTGATACAAATTAACCGCTGATACGTTATAAGAATGGGTTAATGCAGTTCTAGCTGATGTGAGACCATAATATCGACGTGAGAAGTTTTGTGGCCACGGTCTTCCACCTACTCTCATCCCATGATCAACATCTGCAATCACTGTCCCTGGTGATGCAAGCCCCATATCAATGGCAGGTCCATAAACGGCAAGTGGTTTCATTGTCGAACCGTTTGAACGTTCCCCTTGGGTTGCATGATTATAATTTTCTCTTTTATGATCTAAGCCACCAACAAAACTAATAATCTTCCCTGTTTTATTTTCGATTAACATCGCACCTACTTCAAGTGGTTGTTTGACACTAACTTTTTTTCCTGTTTCAGAATTTTCCACTTGGATTGTTTGATAAGGTACGATTTTTTTGTATTGATCGATAATATTTTGCCATTTATCATAAATATTTTGATCGACTGTTGTATAGATTTTATAACCATTTTGTCGAAGGTCTTTTTCAGCAATTGTCTCATAACGCTTTTTTAAAACGGTATTTTTTTCAATATCTTCTTTCGTATATCCATCTTTTTTATAGTATGATTCCATTAATGCCGCAATCGCTTGTCTTTCACTTTCTATAATTAAATACGGATATTTCTCTATAATTGACTTTTGTGGTGGGATGAAATCTTTAACAATATCATATTTTACTGCTTCATCATATTCTTTTCGAGTAATAAACTTCATTTCAAGCATTCGTTTTAATACAATTTTTTGTCGAGTTAACCCAGGTTTTAGTCCTTCTTTACTTTTTTGTACTCCCTTATTCGTAAATGGTGTGTATCCAAAAGGGCTTTGCGGTAATCCGGCAATAAATGCTGCTTGTGGTAAATTCAGTTCTTTTGCAGAAACACCAAAAATCCCTTTTGCAGCAGCTTGCACACCGGCAATATTTTGCCCAGATGAATTTCGACCAAATGGAGAAACATTTAAATAAGCTTCTAGAATCTCGTCCTTCTTGAAAAACTTTTCTAAACGTAAGGCGAGTAGTATTTCCTTTGCCTTCCGTTCAAAAGATACTTCATTACTTAAAACTTGGTTTTTGACAAGCTGTTGTGTCAATGTACTTCCACCAGTCTGTACAGTAGAATTTGTCACTTCTTGAAAGAGTGCCCGTAATACAGCTTTTGGTACAACACCTTCATGCGTTTCAAAATTTTGATCTTCTGTTGCAATGACGGCTTTTTTAACATAGTCAGATATATCCTTTATACTGACTTCTTCCCGAATAATATCTGATCTAAGATAACCAATTCGAAGATTATCAGCAAAATATAATTCGGATGGTTCTTCATAGCTATATATATCTTTTTTCAACTCTTCATACGTACGTGGATGTTCATCTTTTATTAGAGAAGCAAAATAGCCGGCACCTATCCCAAAACCTAGTGCGCCACCGATAATTAGGAAAATTAAAAAAATTAAAATGAAATTCCAAATAACAGAATACGTAATTCGAAAGATTTTTGCCGTCTTCGGGTCGACTAAAGTTTCTTTAATCGGCTTCATTTTTGTCAACCATGTATTGAAAAATTCTCTCATTCACAGCCCTCCTAAAATCAAGTCCATTATAACATACAATAAATTGAACTTACTTTGTTTTTTCGCGAATTTTGCCGATTTTCTTTTTCAACCTTTTTTCTCTTTTAGAATTATGTCGAGAACCCTCGTGACTTCTAGTTATGAGTTGTTTACTAATGTTTGACATATTTTTATGAATATGCTAAAAATAGGTTAAAGATGTTGTTCTATCAGCTCGTTTCAGAGAATAAATTGAATATGTTAAGCAATGATGAGAAGCTAGTAGTTTTTCTATCCCTGTTCTTTAGAGAGTCGATGGTTGGTGAAAATCGATACAAATAGAAAAATGAATTACGCCTCTGAGCTTTCACTGTGAATATTTTTTTAGTAGCAGTGAACGGTTGTCCGTTAGCAATTAGAGTGGAGGATTGTATTGTATCCTCAAGTTGGGTGGTACCGCGATAAGATTCGTCCCTTCGATTTCATTCGAAGGGGCTTTTTATTTTGAAAAAATTTACTTAATAAAGGAGTTATAGAAATGGATTTACTAAAAGATTTACAATACCGTGGACTCATTAATCAAATAACAGATGAAGAGGGGTTAACAAAGCTTTTAACAGAAGAAAAGATTAAATTATACTGTGGATTTGATCCGACAGCTGATAGTCTTCATATTGGACATCTCCTACCTATATTAATGCTTCGCCGCTTTCAATTAGCAGGACATCATCCAATCGCACTCGTAGGTGGAGCAACTGGATTAATTGGTGACCCGAGTGGTAAAAAGGCAGAACGTACATTAAATGAAAAAGAAACAGTTGAAGGTTGGGTAGAAAGTATTAAAAACCAATTGTCACGCTTTTTAGATTTTGATCGGAGCGAAAATCCAGCGATGATGGCAAATAACTATGACTGGACAGGTCAAATGGATGTAATTACTTTCTTACGTGATATAGGTAAAAACTTTGGTCTTAACTACATGCTTGCGAAAGATACGGTCCAATCTCGTCTTGATGCAGGTATTTCTTTCACAGAATTTAGTTACATGATCCTTCAATCTTTAGACTTTTTAAAACTATATGAAACAGAAAATTGTCGACTTCAAATTGGTGGAAGTGATCAATGGGGCAATATTACGGCAGGTCTTGAATTGATTCGGAAGTCAAAAGAAGACGCAAAAGCATTTGGTTTAACGATTCCGCTCGTTACAAAAGCAGATGGTACGAAATTTGGGAAAACAGAAGGAAATGCTGTATGGCTTGATCCCGAAAAAACAACACCGTATGAATTCTACCAATTTTGGATTAACACGGATGACCGTGATGTCGTGAAATACTTAAAATACTTCACTTTCTTATCACATGAGGAAATTGAAGAATTAGAAAAAGCAACAGCGGAACAACCCGAAAAACGGCTAGCACAAAAAGCATTAGCGGAAGATGTGACAAAACTCGTTCATGGCGAAGAAGCATTAAACCAAGCTATCCGAATTTCAGAAGCACTATTTAGCGGAAATATTAAAGAATTAAATGGTGCAGAAATTGAACAAGGTTTCAAAGATGTTCCTTCTTACACAAATACAGAGGCAGAGATTGGCTTAGTAGATTTACTCGTAGCAGCAAAAATCTCCCCATCTAAACGTCAAGCGCGTGAAGACATTCAAAACGGTGCCATTTATATAAATGGAGATCGTGTAACTGATGTGGGTTATGTGTTAGGTAATACAGATAAGATTGAAGGGAAATTTACGATTATCCGGAGAGGGAAGAAGAAGTACTACTTGATTATATCGGAATAAGTTAAATGAAGATGGGGCTCATGGTGTTAAGCCGTGAGCCTTTTGGTATTTATTTTTTAAAAGTCTTTCCACCAGATTTTCGGTTAGCTTAACTATTTTTAAAAACCTGGTTGAATCTTTTTTACAAATATTTGAATCCGTATTAGAAAATCCTGAACTCCAAATTTTTGAAAAGTATTGGACTTTTTCACACGCTCATCTCTTGAGGTGGATCCCGAGAATGTCAACCGGTATTTCAATTACTAGTTTTGGATATTACCACTGTACGAAGCGGATCAAATTACGAATAGGACTTGAAAATTATATGCTTATTTTTCAAAATAGGTGATATAATAGGAGAAAAAGGAGGGGAGAAGGGGTGATGGATGTAGAGTTATTACAAGCTTTAAGAACTATTATAAAAGAAGAAATTGAGCCTGTTAAAAAAGATTTAGATAATGTTAAAATGGGGTTAGAGAATGTTAAACAGGGTTTAGAGAATGTTAAACAGGAATTGTTGGTTGAAATTAAACAAAGTAAGCAACAGGTAACTAAAGATATTTCTTCTAGTCTCAGCCAGTATGCAAAGGGGTTAGAAACATATATCGATCACAAAACAGAAGTATTAAATAAAAGGGTTTATAAGCTGGAAGTTGAGATGGAACGGTTAACCCAACAATAAAAAGCCAAATTAGGCTTTATTTTTTTTGAAATTAATAAGTGAACAATTTCACAAATGCTAGGAATATTGTTACAAAACAAAAAAAGGACTGTTTCTAGTTGATTAGAATTAACAGTCCATTTCACATTTATCACACAACCCCTTGTGAGATCATCGCCTGTGCTACTTTTTTGAATCCGGCAATGTTGGCACCGACAAGTAAGTTGCCAGGGTGACCATATTCGTTCGCAGCTTCAGTGCTTGATAAGTAGATGTTGTGCATAATTTCATGTAGTTTTTGGTCGACTTTTTCAAACGTCCATGAGAGGCGCATGCTGTTTTGGGCCATTTCTAGTGCAGAGACAGCAACACCACCAGCATTTGCAGCTTTTCCTGGTGCATAGAGAACACCATTTTCTAATAATACATGTGCTGCTTCAATCGTTGAAGGCATATTTGCCCCTTCCCCGACAGCTTTTACTCCGTTTACGACAAGCGTATTTGCGGATTCTGCATCAATTTCATTTTGTGTCGCACATGGAAGCGCGATATCACATGGAATCGACCAGATACCTGTGCAACCTTCATAATATTCAGCACCTGGGTGGATTTCCACGTACTCTCGAATTCGTTTTTCTTCTACTTCTTTTAATTGTTTCACTGTATCGAGATTAAGACCGTTTGGATCATAAATATATCCGTTTGAATCACTACAAGCGACAACTTTTGCACCGAATTGTTGGGCTTTTTCAATGGCATAAATCGCGACATTTCCAGATCCCGAAACAACAACTGTTGCTCCTTCAAAATCAAGTCCGTTATCTTTTAACATCTCTTGTACAAAATAAACAAGACCGTAACCAGTTGCCTCTTTTCTTGCTAAGCTACCACCGAAGCCAATACTTTTTCCAGTTAACACACCTGCTTCAAAAGCACCACGTAATTTTTTATACTGCCCGAACATATAACCAATTTCTTTCGCACCAACACCGATATCTCCAGCAGGAACGTCGACATCGGGGCCGATATAACGGTACAATTCAGTCATAAAGCTTTGAGTAAATCGCATAATTTCACGATCAGATTTTCCTTTTGGATTGAAATCTGAACCGCCTTTACCGCCGCCAATCGGTTGTCCAGTTAATGCATTTTTGAAAATTTGCTCGAAGCCTAAAAATTTTATAATACTACTATTTACAGACGGATGGAAACGGAGACCACCTTTATATGGTCCAAGAGCACTATTGAATTGGACACGGAAACCACGGTTAACTTGAACATTCCCTTGGTCATCAACCCACGGTACACTGAATGTGATAAGTCTTTCTGGTTCTACAATACGTTCTAAAATATTATGTTTCATGTAGATAGGATCTTTAGCGAAAAGTGGAATTAAGGAGTCAAAAATTTCCTTTACTGCTTGTTGAAATTCAAACTCGTATGGATTTCGATTTTTAACAATTTCAAATACTTGGTTTACATATTCGTTCGCTACTTTTTCATCATTACTAATCACTTGTGGTGTTGGATTCATTTTCATCATTCCTCTCATAAAAAAACTTAAAATCATAAAAATTGTTGGATAGTTGTTATCTGTGTTTATGTTGGTTTATTTGTTATCAAACTGTGAAGCTTCGTTGGAGTGGGTCTATGCGAAGTATCTTTTCATCTCATTTTCAGTTTGGTAAGATAAAGTAAGGCTAACTATGACTACATTCGAATCAGTTGTTTGTATAAGAATTTTATAATTTATAAATAATCTAATCAATATAAATATTAGATGAAATTGATATTGAAAAGTGATTAATTATCTATTTGAATGAATTTCATAATTTGAACTCTTAGAGTTTCAAGGGCTTCGAGAAGCAAAAAAAAGGAGTACCTCCCCAAAATGTCGAAGTTAGTAAGTACCATTCAAACTAATTTGACTGGTGGAAGACTCCCTATGACTTTTATACGACAAGGAAGCCTGTTAGACCTACAAGATTATACGATTTACAGCTATGAAGAGTAAATTTATCAATTTTAGGTGTTCAACAAAATGCTTGGTGTTGATGACGGCTTTGCTCCAACACTTTAATTGCCTGAAACTCAGACGAGATTGTTTTTATTCTTCCTTCCTTAAATCTGCATATATATTTCCATTTGTACTCTTCACACAGACTAAATACCTTTTCACATGCATAGAGGCTATTTCCTAAGATACAAATTGGCAGCCTTTTAAATATTTGTTTTATTTTCTTTGCCAACCGATAAAATGCTTTAAGTTCACAATCTTGTTTAGAAACATTTTCTGGTTCATTTTCGATAAATTCAGAGGCAATACTGAAGATCATATCACCCACGACAAGTTTGGCTTCAAGTACATGATGCATATAAAGAACAGTCTTTTCTCCTGTTTCTCTATTTGTATATACCCGTCTTAAACAATGTTCACAATGCTTGTCACAAAAGGTGTGCAACCCTGTTCCATCAATGCCGATTCCCCAATATTTTCCTTCCATTCGATAGGATTCAAAAGATTTTTTTCAATAACTCTTTAATCATATAAGTTCTGATTTTCTCTAGTTCATTCACATCTAAACCAGAGAAAAAGTCGTTGATTGTATCATAATGAGGGAGTTCTTCAAGGGAATCTAACCCAACACCTTTTCAACATTTTTGATACATTCTTCTTTATTGAAACGATTACTCATCGTTCTCATTGATTTCAGTCCAGTCATATTTTTCAAGATCATCGTAAATAAAATGACCCCTGGACCATACGTTATGTAGCTTTGATGTCGGTGATCTACTATATTTTTTAGGT
Proteins encoded:
- the acsA gene encoding acetate--CoA ligase, with the protein product MEQGGIFVKLETLSPKNGDYNLKNYDETYSTFKWEDAEKYFSWYTTGKVNIAYEAIDRHTEGFRKNKVALMYRDGNRYEKYTFKEMRDFSNKVGNVFKDYGVSKGERLFIFMPRSPELYFSVLGAIKLGAIVGPLFEAFMEGAVRDRLQDSGAKYLVTTPELLPRVPVHELPDLETIFIVGKDIEEEGKYVDFNKKLSETSKNLAIEWVDREDGYILHYTSGSTGKPKGVLHVHNAMIQQYMTANWILDLKEDDIYWCTADPGWVTGTSYGIFGPWLYGATNVIVGGRFSPEAWYKTIEDFGVTVWYSAPTSFRMLMGAGDEVLNQYDLTSLRHILSVGEPLNPEVIRWGAKAFGQRIHDNWWMTETGAQVISNYPSMDIRPGSMGKPIPGIVAAIVDDRGNELPPNQMGNLAIKKGWPSMMRQIWNNKEKYESYFFPNGWYVSGDSAYKDEDGYFWFQGRVDDVINTSGERVGPFEVESKLVEHPAVREAGVIGIPDPVRGEIVKAFISLREGYTESNELKEEIRQFVKTGLAAHAAPRQIEFVDKLPKTRSGKIMRRVLKAWELNLPTGDLSTMED
- a CDS encoding transposase family protein codes for the protein MVTRKERREREKNVNYFFEFLKIQKRFFKDLVDHLKNIVDHRHQSYITYGPGVILFTMILKNMTGLKSMRTMSNRFNKEECIKNVEKVLG
- the tyrS gene encoding tyrosine--tRNA ligase, whose protein sequence is MDLLKDLQYRGLINQITDEEGLTKLLTEEKIKLYCGFDPTADSLHIGHLLPILMLRRFQLAGHHPIALVGGATGLIGDPSGKKAERTLNEKETVEGWVESIKNQLSRFLDFDRSENPAMMANNYDWTGQMDVITFLRDIGKNFGLNYMLAKDTVQSRLDAGISFTEFSYMILQSLDFLKLYETENCRLQIGGSDQWGNITAGLELIRKSKEDAKAFGLTIPLVTKADGTKFGKTEGNAVWLDPEKTTPYEFYQFWINTDDRDVVKYLKYFTFLSHEEIEELEKATAEQPEKRLAQKALAEDVTKLVHGEEALNQAIRISEALFSGNIKELNGAEIEQGFKDVPSYTNTEAEIGLVDLLVAAKISPSKRQAREDIQNGAIYINGDRVTDVGYVLGNTDKIEGKFTIIRRGKKKYYLIISE
- the gdhA gene encoding NADP-specific glutamate dehydrogenase, yielding MNPTPQVISNDEKVANEYVNQVFEIVKNRNPYEFEFQQAVKEIFDSLIPLFAKDPIYMKHNILERIVEPERLITFSVPWVDDQGNVQVNRGFRVQFNSALGPYKGGLRFHPSVNSSIIKFLGFEQIFKNALTGQPIGGGKGGSDFNPKGKSDREIMRFTQSFMTELYRYIGPDVDVPAGDIGVGAKEIGYMFGQYKKLRGAFEAGVLTGKSIGFGGSLARKEATGYGLVYFVQEMLKDNGLDFEGATVVVSGSGNVAIYAIEKAQQFGAKVVACSDSNGYIYDPNGLNLDTVKQLKEVEEKRIREYVEIHPGAEYYEGCTGIWSIPCDIALPCATQNEIDAESANTLVVNGVKAVGEGANMPSTIEAAHVLLENGVLYAPGKAANAGGVAVSALEMAQNSMRLSWTFEKVDQKLHEIMHNIYLSSTEAANEYGHPGNLLVGANIAGFKKVAQAMISQGVV
- a CDS encoding transglycosylase domain-containing protein, with the protein product MREFFNTWLTKMKPIKETLVDPKTAKIFRITYSVIWNFILIFLIFLIIGGALGFGIGAGYFASLIKDEHPRTYEELKKDIYSYEEPSELYFADNLRIGYLRSDIIREEVSIKDISDYVKKAVIATEDQNFETHEGVVPKAVLRALFQEVTNSTVQTGGSTLTQQLVKNQVLSNEVSFERKAKEILLALRLEKFFKKDEILEAYLNVSPFGRNSSGQNIAGVQAAAKGIFGVSAKELNLPQAAFIAGLPQSPFGYTPFTNKGVQKSKEGLKPGLTRQKIVLKRMLEMKFITRKEYDEAVKYDIVKDFIPPQKSIIEKYPYLIIESERQAIAALMESYYKKDGYTKEDIEKNTVLKKRYETIAEKDLRQNGYKIYTTVDQNIYDKWQNIIDQYKKIVPYQTIQVENSETGKKVSVKQPLEVGAMLIENKTGKIISFVGGLDHKRENYNHATQGERSNGSTMKPLAVYGPAIDMGLASPGTVIADVDHGMRVGGRPWPQNFSRRYYGLTSARTALTHSYNVSAVNLYQKIMPNDPVQYLEKLGIGRLTKADHESPALALGGLTNGVTVEENTNAYAAFGNNGSFVDSSLIDKIVDKDGNIVYEPERKATKVFSPQAAYLTVDMMRDVVRRGTAAALPGQLKFSTDLAGKTGTSSDTHDLWFVGLNPNVTLGVWIGFDVPNTIPSSARKNHLSLWAKLMNAAYDENPDLIGASDRFHMPGGIVKRSYCGISGLLPSNACARAGMTLSDYFIAEHVPTKVDNSLIDGTYVTIGDKKYVALASTPSEFTSYGVMLNPDFVKQIAPRLTDVNQLIPSTANWKNVFISTAKMSENGKVPAPLKATLFGNKISWNKHSESDIVGYRIYRVGNGGKGGKIGSIKAGSSLTYSLPGNGQYAVVAVDIAGQESPLSNIVTVGAKEEPKPEQKETDKKEQPGKQQEKKPEDNPEPAPDINVPEVNVEIPDMNENGSGE